GTAACGCCATTCTCGTTGGCCGCATCGAGCTTGGCGCCTTTAGCGATTAGTTGATCGGTAATCTCGGCATCGTCCCAATGTGCGGCCCAGGCCAGAGCAGTCGAACCATCCGCCTGCGTCGCATTCACGTCGACTCCCTGTCGCAACAGATTAAGCGCGGTAGCGCGATCCTGCTTTTGCAGTGCATCCACAAGGCGCAAGTCCGGACCGGCGGATGCGGCGGAGTTGGCCAAAGCGAAAGCCAGTGCCAGGGCCGCCAAGCGTCGAGGCAAAATATTCAAAATTCGCTCACGCATAGATGCAGACCTCTAGGCAAGAGAAAGCAGATCGAGTTTATTGCTGCTGTCGCCGAATTTTTCCTGAGACACACCGGCCAGGTTCAGCACGGTGAGCAGGAAGTTGGTATGCGGCGTATCCATGGGAAAAACCAGGTGCCGGCCGCCCTTGACCTGTCCGTATCCTCCGCCGGCAAGCAGCGCAGGAAGATTCTTTGGCGAGTGCATGCTGCCATCGCCCATCGAGCTGCCGTAGACGACCAGTGAGTGATCGAGCAATGAGCCGTCGCCATCGGGCGTCGCCTGCAGCTTGTCGAGATAATATTGGAACATCTCGGAGTGGAACGTGCCGATGCGGACCATTTTCGAAATCATGTCGGTGTTGCCGTTGTGGTGCGACAGCGCGTGGTGCGCCTCATCGACGCCGATCTCGCGATAGATGCGGTCGCTCTTCTCAATGCCCAGCATGAAGGTGGTGACGCGGGTCATGTCGGTACGGAAGGCCAGCACCTGAAGGTCAAACATTAGCCGCGCGTAATCGTCGTATCTTTCCGGGATGCCGGCGGGGCGTTGGACCACGGGCAACTCACGCGCGGTGGTCTGTTCAGCTCTGGCGATGCCGCGCTCCACCTCACGCACGCTGTCCAGATACTCTTCCACCTGGGACTGGTCTGAGGTGCTCACCTGGTTCATCAGGCGCTTGATGTCGCCGGTCATGGCATCCAGAATGCTGCGGTTCTGTTGGATCAGCCTCTTGCGATCGGCCGCGCTGGTGGACTCGGACTGGCCGAACAGCCGCTCGAAGACCGCGCGGGGATTGGTTTCCACGGGCTGCGGAGTTTTGCCGCTACGCCAGGAGAGAGAGTTCAGATACGCGTCGCTGTCGGCATTGTCATTGCTTCCCACCATGGCGCGCTGGTCGAGCGAAAGCTCGAGCGAAGCAAGTTGGGTGGCTTTGCCCAATTCGCGAGCGGCAATCTGGTCAGCGGAAACGCCGAGCTCACCGGTTTTGCCAAGATGAATTCCTGTCAAATAGGATGCCGCCGGGCGCGCATGGCCGCCTGCACTCTCGCCGGGCAGCGGCTCGGCTGGGCGGTTGTGCAGGCCGCTGATGACTAGCAGGCGATCCTTCAAAGGCGCCAGTGGCTTCAGGATCGGCGACAGCTCGTAGGCCCGCCCCTCGCCCTTCGGAGTCCACTGCGACATGATGCTGCCGTTGGGCATGTAAACGAATGACAGCCGGGTGGCTCGCGTAGCGTCGGCAGGCCGGGCAAGGGCCGGCATCATGCTACCCAGCATGGGCAGCGCCACCGTGGCGCCCGCAGTCTTCAGGAACGTGCGGCGTGGCAGTGCTTTCTTGAAGATCATCATGGCTTACTCTCCTTCATGCCTGTCTGCTCAATCTTTTGTAGCGCCAGTTTCTCGGCGCCGGCGGTGCGGCGCATCTGGAAGGGCGCGCTTTCCACAACGCCGTACAGCACGGCCGACCAGCGGTAGTCGCTGGCGGCGTTGCGCACAATGCGACGCACAACGGGTGCGTCGTAATACTCGAGTCTGCGGCCCAGTGCATAGATGAGCAGCTTCTCTGTTACTGTCTGGACGAACTGCTCCGGGTTGGCCAGAAGCATATCCTGCAACTCGCGCGGTCCTGAAAACTTGCGTCCGTCAATCAGCGTGCCGGAGGAATCAATGGCGGTTGCACCCTCGCGCGACCGCCACTGGCCGATGCCATCGAAGTTTTCGAGCGCGAACCCGAGCGGATCCATCTTGGCGTGGCAGCTGGCGCAGACCGGATTACCGCGGTGCTCTTCCATGCGTTGCCGCATGGTGAGCTGGCTCTTCGCTCCGCCATCGTCCTTCAGCGCGGGGACGTTGGGCGGGGGCGGTGGTGGCGGTGTGCCGAGCAGGTTCTCAAGTATCCACTTGCCGCGAATGGTGGGTGCGGTGCGGTTGGCGTAGGAGGTTACGGTCAGGATGCTGCCATGGCCAAGCAGGCCTCGGCGATTCGAGTCGGTCAGCAGGACTTTGCGGAACTGCGAACCTTGCACGCCGGCGACCTCGTAGTGTCGCGCCAGCCGCTCGTTCAAGAAGGTGTAATCGGCGCGGAGCAAATCCGTGATGGGCCGGTCGGCCTGCAACATATCCTTCACGAGCAAGAGAGTTTCCTGTCGGAAAGCGCGCGTAAGGTTTTCGTCGAAGTCTGGATAGATGTTCGGGTCGGGAGCCACCGAAGCCAGATTGCGCAAATAGAGCCACTGCCCGGCGAAGTTGTTGGCCAGAGCAGCGGCGCGACTGTCTGACAGCATACGGTTAAACTGCTGCTTAAGCATGCCCGCCGCGCGCAGGCGGCCCTTCTCCGCCAGCGCCAGCAACTCGGCATCCGGCGCGCTGCTCCACAAGAAGAAGGATAGCCGCGAGGCCAGTTCCAATTCGCTGACTTGATAGCTTCCGCCCGGCGCCTGCCGCGGCGGGTCGCGTTCGATGCGGAAAAGAAATTCCGGGCTGGTGAGCAGGCGCTTCAGAGCAGCGCGGATGCCGTCATCGAAGGTTCCGTCCGCGCGAGCCAGCGTGTAGAAGGGCAGAATTTGCTTCACGTCCTGCGCCGTGATGGGCCGCCGGAACAGCTGCTGCGCCAGATTGCGGATGATTCGCTCCGCGCAAGCCGTTTGTGTTCCGTCCGCTGTCGCCTGTGGGGCTGGGTTGCAAACGAATACTTTCTTCCGGCTGGGTCCCTCGACCATGCCAACAGGATTGTAGGGCCCGCCGATGGTAACGCTGTCGAGCGCCGGGATGCCGCCTTTGTAGGATTCCAGTTCCGACAGCACCAGTCGCGGTGTCCTCACACCTTCTTTGACTGAGTTGTCCTTCAGGAAGGATACGCCGACCTTGTGGACGCCTCCGGTGACTTTAACCCGCACTTCCAGGTCGGAGTCTGCCAGCGTCTCATAGGCCTCCCGTTCGGGATCGCCACGTGAGTCCGGGCTGGTAAAAGTGAACAGCGGGCCGGAGTTCCCGTGATCCTCGCCGCCCACGCGGAACAGCTTCACCCTTGCGCCATCCACGAGCACGTCAATGAAGTTCGGTTCAGCCAGGCCACGGATGTAATCAATATTGTTGCGTTGCAGGCGCAGGCGGATGGTGTACTCCCCGCTTAGCGGGAAGTTGTGTCGCACTACGGTGCCGCCGCGCGAGCCAAACGGCAACTCCTCGCTGACACGCTCATCCTGAATCAGACGCAGCGGGACTTTGTAACTCTTGAGCACCGGCTTGGCCGCCGGGTCGCCCACGGCCAGGCGGCTGATCTCTTCGGACGCCGCTAGATACCGCTCAATCAGTAG
This is a stretch of genomic DNA from Acidobacteriota bacterium. It encodes these proteins:
- a CDS encoding DUF1552 domain-containing protein codes for the protein MMIFKKALPRRTFLKTAGATVALPMLGSMMPALARPADATRATRLSFVYMPNGSIMSQWTPKGEGRAYELSPILKPLAPLKDRLLVISGLHNRPAEPLPGESAGGHARPAASYLTGIHLGKTGELGVSADQIAARELGKATQLASLELSLDQRAMVGSNDNADSDAYLNSLSWRSGKTPQPVETNPRAVFERLFGQSESTSAADRKRLIQQNRSILDAMTGDIKRLMNQVSTSDQSQVEEYLDSVREVERGIARAEQTTARELPVVQRPAGIPERYDDYARLMFDLQVLAFRTDMTRVTTFMLGIEKSDRIYREIGVDEAHHALSHHNGNTDMISKMVRIGTFHSEMFQYYLDKLQATPDGDGSLLDHSLVVYGSSMGDGSMHSPKNLPALLAGGGYGQVKGGRHLVFPMDTPHTNFLLTVLNLAGVSQEKFGDSSNKLDLLSLA
- a CDS encoding DUF1592 domain-containing protein, encoding MKSILRLGAILQIFALGSLALAQSATAPTKGAGTDDYRPVLERYCITCHNQRLNTAGLSLDQADPRKVGEAAPVWEKVLRKLRTGQMPPAGAPRPDPATYQGMAGYLERELDQAAASQPNPGRVAAFHRLNRAEYGNVIRDVLAVDVDTESLLPLDDSGYGFDTVAEMLTVSPLLIERYLAASEEISRLAVGDPAAKPVLKSYKVPLRLIQDERVSEELPFGSRGGTVVRHNFPLSGEYTIRLRLQRNNIDYIRGLAEPNFIDVLVDGARVKLFRVGGEDHGNSGPLFTFTSPDSRGDPEREAYETLADSDLEVRVKVTGGVHKVGVSFLKDNSVKEGVRTPRLVLSELESYKGGIPALDSVTIGGPYNPVGMVEGPSRKKVFVCNPAPQATADGTQTACAERIIRNLAQQLFRRPITAQDVKQILPFYTLARADGTFDDGIRAALKRLLTSPEFLFRIERDPPRQAPGGSYQVSELELASRLSFFLWSSAPDAELLALAEKGRLRAAGMLKQQFNRMLSDSRAAALANNFAGQWLYLRNLASVAPDPNIYPDFDENLTRAFRQETLLLVKDMLQADRPITDLLRADYTFLNERLARHYEVAGVQGSQFRKVLLTDSNRRGLLGHGSILTVTSYANRTAPTIRGKWILENLLGTPPPPPPPNVPALKDDGGAKSQLTMRQRMEEHRGNPVCASCHAKMDPLGFALENFDGIGQWRSREGATAIDSSGTLIDGRKFSGPRELQDMLLANPEQFVQTVTEKLLIYALGRRLEYYDAPVVRRIVRNAASDYRWSAVLYGVVESAPFQMRRTAGAEKLALQKIEQTGMKESKP